A section of the Sulfurimonas sp. genome encodes:
- a CDS encoding LPP20 family lipoprotein: MIKTVSSVLFVGILFAFFTGCSKDAKPEEERAINFSCKQENVTAPKWTCVPEYGDTYAGLGIAEKSAAGMDHMRRVALANGRSDLAQQIQSKVKDKITIYTGTTGVAKSETVDKSIETITKQVAKVDLVGSKAVDLWTAPSGAIYMLVSVSQKSANEQIKGNIKTSFKNDEALWQQFKAKNALEELEKDFPTQ; this comes from the coding sequence ATGATTAAAACAGTTTCATCGGTTCTATTTGTCGGAATACTTTTTGCTTTTTTTACCGGATGCAGCAAAGATGCAAAGCCAGAAGAAGAGAGAGCTATTAATTTTTCTTGTAAACAAGAGAATGTTACCGCGCCGAAATGGACATGTGTTCCCGAATATGGAGATACTTACGCAGGACTCGGCATTGCAGAAAAAAGTGCGGCAGGGATGGATCATATGCGAAGAGTTGCTCTTGCCAACGGTAGGTCGGACTTAGCTCAGCAGATACAATCAAAAGTGAAAGATAAAATCACTATATATACGGGAACAACGGGCGTTGCTAAGAGTGAGACAGTCGATAAAAGCATAGAAACCATAACAAAACAGGTGGCAAAGGTTGATTTAGTCGGCTCTAAAGCCGTTGATTTGTGGACTGCTCCATCGGGTGCAATCTATATGCTTGTAAGCGTCTCTCAAAAATCTGCGAACGAGCAGATTAAAGGCAATATCAAAACAAGTTTTAAAAATGACGAAGCGCTGTGGCAGCAATTTAAAGCAAAAAATGCGCTAGAAGAGCTTGAAAAAGATTTTCCGACACAATGA
- a CDS encoding phosphoribosyltransferase, translated as MKYYSYENFKIDTNTLIKEVKSVNFDAIVAIARGGLTLSHAMAEGLNIRQVQSIRTELYDGSIKRERITVAGRCEFKDINRVLVVDDISDSGDTLKAVMQYLKSEFQDIEFKSATLFYKKTSIYEPDFWVNEADDWIDFFWERDFLE; from the coding sequence ATGAAATATTATAGCTATGAAAATTTTAAAATTGATACAAACACGCTAATCAAAGAAGTTAAGAGCGTAAACTTTGATGCGATAGTCGCGATAGCAAGAGGCGGTTTGACTCTTTCGCATGCTATGGCGGAGGGTTTAAATATTCGTCAAGTGCAAAGTATCAGAACAGAGCTTTACGACGGAAGTATAAAGAGAGAACGCATTACCGTAGCTGGCAGATGTGAGTTTAAAGATATTAATAGAGTCTTGGTTGTTGATGATATTTCCGACAGCGGCGATACCCTAAAGGCAGTTATGCAATATCTAAAAAGTGAATTTCAAGATATAGAGTTCAAATCGGCAACCCTTTTTTATAAAAAAACATCTATTTACGAACCGGACTTTTGGGTAAATGAAGCCGATGATTGGATTGATTTTTTTTGGGAGAGGGATTTTTTAGAGTAA
- a CDS encoding cytochrome C, producing MRFALFAILISALSFADDSGSLLFNGNCLACHNETKTLSAPSVLEFKDRYIKAFKTKEEFVSYMSKWVKNPQEKTSLMHDAIKKHGLMPELGFDMQTLIDISGYIYETDFKKRNGYWRNN from the coding sequence ATGAGATTTGCTTTATTTGCAATTCTCATATCTGCTTTATCATTCGCAGATGATAGCGGTTCACTGCTCTTTAACGGCAACTGCTTGGCTTGTCATAACGAAACAAAAACACTATCGGCGCCGTCTGTTTTAGAATTTAAAGATAGATACATAAAAGCATTTAAAACCAAAGAAGAGTTTGTATCTTATATGTCAAAATGGGTAAAAAATCCTCAAGAAAAAACTTCATTGATGCATGACGCAATTAAAAAACACGGTCTTATGCCTGAACTTGGATTTGATATGCAAACACTAATTGACATCTCAGGCTATATATACGAAACCGATTTTAAAAAACGAAACGGCTATTGGAGAAATAATTGA
- a CDS encoding DnaJ domain-containing protein, producing MGNIILLAILGAFFYWIFKSYSKYTDYSKEAFKNFSISKESLQNSDLGLFVALVAKVAKADGRVDALEAELIGIMFDDISALFPEPQKTKDILKEIFNEQKDISDNIGEIAERLNDAIKRDKAKQHQFMGFLIQLSFVDGEVSKSEESVLASIAEAFEFDPNVYHAIFDQFEKMMHNFKPKANINDAYKLLGVSENDDMDTIKKAYRKLVREYHPDIIKSQGKDDAYMQEATAKTQEINQAYEMIKSHRK from the coding sequence ATGGGAAATATAATATTATTGGCGATTTTAGGCGCATTTTTTTACTGGATATTTAAAAGCTACTCAAAATATACGGATTATTCCAAAGAGGCTTTTAAAAATTTTTCTATTTCAAAAGAGTCGTTGCAAAATAGCGATTTAGGTCTTTTTGTCGCACTTGTTGCAAAAGTTGCAAAGGCGGACGGAAGAGTCGATGCTCTTGAAGCCGAACTTATCGGCATCATGTTTGATGATATTTCGGCACTGTTTCCCGAGCCGCAAAAAACAAAAGATATACTTAAAGAGATTTTTAACGAACAAAAAGATATATCCGATAATATTGGAGAGATTGCAGAAAGACTTAACGACGCAATCAAAAGAGACAAAGCAAAACAGCACCAGTTTATGGGATTCTTAATCCAACTCTCTTTTGTCGACGGAGAAGTTAGCAAGAGCGAAGAGAGCGTGTTGGCTTCTATTGCAGAGGCATTTGAATTTGATCCGAATGTTTATCATGCCATATTTGATCAGTTTGAAAAAATGATGCACAACTTCAAACCAAAAGCAAATATAAACGATGCATACAAACTTTTAGGCGTTAGCGAAAATGACGATATGGACACTATTAAAAAAGCATATAGAAAACTGGTTCGAGAGTATCATCCCGATATTATAAAATCACAGGGCAAAGATGATGCCTACATGCAGGAAGCAACTGCAAAAACGCAAGAGATAAATCAGGCTTACGAGATGATAAAATCTCATAGAAAGTAG